The Muribaculum intestinale genome includes the window CATCGATATGCTCAACGGCGAACCGGCTCGAGATACCGAGCGACACGACAATCTGGCGGGGTGTGCCGTTCATTGCGTATATGTCGCTGAAGTTGACCACGGCTGATTTGTAGCCCAGATGCTTGAGCGGTACATATGTGAGGTCGAAGTGTACTCCTTCGAGCAGCATGTCGGTGGTGACGAGCACATCGGTATCGGCATAGCGCATCACTGCGGCGTCGTCGCCGGCGCCAAGCAAAGAACTTGCGTTTACCAGTGGAAACTCTCTGGTAATCCGGTCAATCAGGCCGAATTCGCCGATACTTGATATTTCGGTCAGTTTTTGGTCCATATGGCAGACTTGTATGAATTATTGATGCCGGCTGGTGTCGGGACGTAGCCCACGACGGCCGCCGGCATCATGATATGTTGCGGTTGACGGGTGGTCAGAAGCGGTTGACCAGTTCGGTCATTATTTCCATCATTTTGGGCTGTGCGGCCTGAGCGGCTTTCTGCACCTCTTCGTGTGACACTTTTTCTACTATGCCCTCGACTCCGAGGTCAGTGATTACAGACACTCCGAATACTTCGATTCCCATATGGCGTGCGACGATTACCTCAGGCACTGTCGACATGCCAACGGCGTCGCCTCCGATGATGTGGAAGTAGCGGTATTCGGCCGGTGTCTCGAATGTCGGGCCCTGTGTGCCGACATATACTCCGTGCATGACACGGATGCCTTTTTCTTTGGCGATGTCTTTAGCGTGTGCTATAAGACGCTGAGAGTATGCTTCGCTCATATCGGGAAAGCGCGGACCCCATTCCTCGTAGTTTTTGCCGCGCAGAGGATGCTCGGGGAAGAGGTTGATATGGTCGGTGATAATCATTATGTCGCCAATCTCAAATTCAGGATTCATGCCGCCTGCCGCGTTGCTTACAAAGAGGGTTTTTATTCCGAGTTCGTGCATAACGCGGATTGGGAATGTCACGGTCTTCATGTCATAACCCTCGTAGAAGTGAAAACGGCCCTGCATGGCCATTACCGGACGGTCGCCGAGACGACCGAAAATCAGGTTGCCGCTATGTCCTTCGACAGTCGATACAGGAAAATTGGGTATCTCGTTGTAGGGTATATACTGTTTGTCGGCTATTGAGTCGACAAGCGCACCCAAACCTGTGCCCAGAATTATGGCTGTTGTAGGGATAGGTGTGCTGACACGTCCGCGGATATATTCGGCGGTTTCTTTTATTTTTGCTAACATGAGATTATAACGTGATTCTTGAATGTATGGTTTTCAATATGATTTACTTTAATACGTCAGGATGTGATATGCCGTAGGTATCTATTTCCTTACCTGTGATGCCTGAGGATTATTGAAATTGCGCAGTATATGGCGTATTTCCATATCAAATGGATTAGAGTTCTGTGGCATTTTCTGCGGCATGAACTCAACCTTTATCGGCAGATAGAATGTCGATGTCTTGAGCTCAGGCGGGAAGTATGGATTATTGGCCATGCGTACCGAGTCTTTCTCGGTGGTAACAATGTATTTGTGTGTGCCTTCAAGCTGGTTGAATGCTTTAGCCAGTTCATTGAAATCGCGGCGCGAGAAATTGTGATGGTCTGGGAAGCGCACTACATTTACTTTGGCCTTGAATCCTTTTATATAGCGTACAAGCGGACGAGGGTTGGCTATTCCCGTCACTACAAGCACAGCATCGTCGGGATTGAGCCATTCAAGTCCTGGCACATACCGTACTTCGTCGGGAAATACGCTTACAAGATGCCCGTAGCGGTAATGTGAAAAATAAAGACGCTGGAATGGAAACAGCTTGAGGTTGTCATAGATGATGCTTACATCTCCGGGTCTGATGTCGGTTGGGCATTTTGTCACAATCACGATGTCGGTACGGAGCAGTGCGCGCACCGATTCGCGCAGACGTCCCAGCGGCAACATTTCATCGTTATATACCGGGCGGTGCCATTCGGTGAGTACAATCGATGTCGATGGCTTTACATATCGGTGCTGGAATGCGTCGTCGAGTACTATGAGGTTGATACGCGGATCAAGCCGCAACAACTCTTTGATTCCTTTTGCCCGGCTTTCGCATACAGCCACACGTATGTCGTGGCCATATTTCTGATATATCTGATATGGTTCGTCGCCTATGGCTGCCGGTGTGGAGCGTTTGTCGGCAAGGATGAATCCTTTTGTCCGACGCCTGTAGCCGCGTGACAGAACTCCTATATGGTATTCCTTGCGCAACAGGTCTACGATATATTCTGTATGTGGAGTCTTGCCTGTGCCTCCTACGGCAAGGTTGCCGATTACAAGAACCGGGACCGGGAATGTGTGCTGTTTGAATATATGCCAGTCGAAGAGCTTGTTGCGCACAGCTGTCACCATGCCGTAAATCCACGACAATGGTTTAAGAATCAGTAAGTCTGCTATTTTGCTGTGGCGCATATGCTTTTTAGGTTCGGATGTTGTTTTTTCAGGAGGCTACTCG containing:
- a CDS encoding purine-nucleoside phosphorylase, with translation MLAKIKETAEYIRGRVSTPIPTTAIILGTGLGALVDSIADKQYIPYNEIPNFPVSTVEGHSGNLIFGRLGDRPVMAMQGRFHFYEGYDMKTVTFPIRVMHELGIKTLFVSNAAGGMNPEFEIGDIMIITDHINLFPEHPLRGKNYEEWGPRFPDMSEAYSQRLIAHAKDIAKEKGIRVMHGVYVGTQGPTFETPAEYRYFHIIGGDAVGMSTVPEVIVARHMGIEVFGVSVITDLGVEGIVEKVSHEEVQKAAQAAQPKMMEIMTELVNRF
- the lpxK gene encoding tetraacyldisaccharide 4'-kinase → MRHSKIADLLILKPLSWIYGMVTAVRNKLFDWHIFKQHTFPVPVLVIGNLAVGGTGKTPHTEYIVDLLRKEYHIGVLSRGYRRRTKGFILADKRSTPAAIGDEPYQIYQKYGHDIRVAVCESRAKGIKELLRLDPRINLIVLDDAFQHRYVKPSTSIVLTEWHRPVYNDEMLPLGRLRESVRALLRTDIVIVTKCPTDIRPGDVSIIYDNLKLFPFQRLYFSHYRYGHLVSVFPDEVRYVPGLEWLNPDDAVLVVTGIANPRPLVRYIKGFKAKVNVVRFPDHHNFSRRDFNELAKAFNQLEGTHKYIVTTEKDSVRMANNPYFPPELKTSTFYLPIKVEFMPQKMPQNSNPFDMEIRHILRNFNNPQASQVRK